Proteins encoded by one window of Actinocorallia herbida:
- a CDS encoding ATP-binding protein, with product MASAGPAPGPWMRIDAVPAAQRTASPEWDFLTMLPAALSAAQQGRPFVAGWMSRGGGTPLELVTNAVSGDGGLLFPNGARGIPYSGDWLGEADRLVWARCPGRQAPPLPSPPAEGASLFESMLVTLLGRPFGWLVAAEPRTEPELDEEVRAVRHELRMARRDEQGGFERLERRLAELDAYREGALWDVRVLAGAASHADLERVAPVLVGSVELGHHPYRLRTGRGAHTLREALAGAEDGFPFSATAGVLAPLAGLPRREVPGVRVLDSGSFDVTSETPPGGLVLGDILDGRDRPVGAFTVPLETLNRHAFVTGATGSGKSQTVRHLLEQLTAAGVPWLAIEPAKSEYAAMAGRIGAPVTVVNPSDPAAVPLSVNPLAPEPGYPVQAHIDMVRALFQAAFAADEPFPQIIAQALQRVYEENGWDVVTGAGRPGAHVRPAVPTLEQLQRAALEVIDDVGYGKELMADVKGFVDVRLRSLRIGSAGRFFEGGHDADISRMLRENVVLAIEDVANDEDKAFLMGTLIIRVVEHLRMQAREERPPGLRHVIVIEEAHRLLRHREHSSAHAVELFAGLLAEIRAYGEGIVVAEQIPVKLIPDVVKNTALKIVHRLPAFDDRHVVGSAMNLDPDQSREVVSLRPGVAAVFADGMDRPLRVRVPHGEGRERRMPGPPPPIAGRRSAACGRECRAGRACSLRELREAELLAGRAEQAWLRLWADVLVLAHLVNRPLPEVPADLRRAWQRLAVRTRECMLATVVDRTIDRRARALRDTFDPADLTWTVTAAAGALLGGAVATEPPGPGFVIPQLRWLHEIDKLLPLDVPDPDAHAPAPPLDYVLPGLRSRDPAVKMGHRLHALRRHPLSMDLPANRPVALTALTGTLPDPFESDLETVSVGLPSDAHLDHLTTSLNAPWLPAILSWPDRFIDPPEEARSDPHDL from the coding sequence ATGGCCTCGGCGGGGCCCGCGCCCGGGCCGTGGATGCGGATCGACGCGGTGCCCGCGGCGCAGCGCACCGCGTCACCCGAATGGGACTTCCTCACCATGCTTCCCGCCGCGCTGTCGGCGGCGCAGCAGGGCCGGCCGTTCGTCGCGGGCTGGATGTCGCGCGGCGGCGGCACCCCGCTGGAGCTGGTCACGAACGCGGTCTCCGGGGACGGCGGGCTGCTGTTCCCCAACGGGGCGCGCGGCATCCCGTACTCCGGCGACTGGCTCGGCGAGGCCGACCGGCTGGTGTGGGCGCGCTGCCCCGGCCGTCAGGCGCCGCCGCTGCCCTCGCCGCCCGCCGAGGGCGCGTCGCTGTTCGAGTCGATGCTGGTGACGCTGCTGGGCCGTCCGTTCGGCTGGCTCGTCGCCGCCGAGCCGCGCACCGAGCCCGAGCTCGACGAGGAGGTCCGGGCCGTCCGGCACGAGCTGCGCATGGCCCGCCGCGACGAGCAGGGCGGCTTCGAACGGCTGGAGCGCCGCCTCGCCGAGCTCGACGCGTACCGCGAGGGGGCCCTCTGGGACGTCCGGGTGCTCGCGGGCGCGGCGAGCCACGCCGATCTGGAGCGGGTCGCGCCCGTCCTGGTCGGCTCGGTGGAGCTGGGCCACCACCCCTACCGGCTGCGCACCGGCCGGGGCGCGCACACACTGCGCGAGGCGCTGGCGGGCGCGGAGGACGGGTTCCCGTTCTCGGCGACGGCCGGGGTGCTCGCGCCGCTCGCCGGGCTGCCGCGCCGGGAGGTGCCCGGCGTGCGGGTGCTGGACTCCGGGTCGTTCGACGTGACGTCGGAGACGCCGCCCGGCGGTCTGGTCCTCGGCGACATCCTCGACGGGCGGGACAGGCCCGTCGGCGCGTTCACGGTGCCGTTGGAGACGCTGAACCGGCACGCGTTCGTCACCGGGGCGACGGGTTCCGGCAAGTCCCAGACCGTCCGGCACCTGCTGGAGCAGCTGACGGCGGCGGGGGTGCCCTGGCTGGCGATCGAGCCCGCCAAGTCGGAGTACGCGGCGATGGCGGGCCGGATCGGCGCGCCGGTGACCGTGGTGAACCCGTCGGATCCGGCGGCGGTGCCGCTGTCGGTGAACCCGCTCGCGCCCGAACCCGGCTATCCGGTGCAGGCGCACATCGACATGGTCCGGGCGCTGTTCCAGGCCGCGTTCGCGGCGGACGAGCCGTTCCCGCAGATCATCGCGCAGGCGCTCCAGCGGGTGTACGAGGAGAACGGCTGGGACGTGGTGACGGGCGCGGGCAGGCCCGGCGCGCACGTCCGCCCGGCCGTCCCGACCCTGGAGCAGCTCCAGCGCGCGGCCCTGGAGGTCATCGACGACGTCGGCTACGGCAAGGAGCTGATGGCCGACGTGAAGGGGTTCGTGGACGTCCGGCTGCGGTCCCTGCGGATCGGTTCGGCGGGCCGGTTCTTCGAGGGCGGGCACGACGCCGACATCAGCCGGATGCTGCGCGAGAACGTCGTCCTGGCGATCGAGGACGTGGCCAACGACGAGGACAAGGCGTTCCTCATGGGCACGCTCATCATCCGGGTCGTGGAGCATCTGCGGATGCAGGCGCGCGAGGAGCGTCCGCCGGGGCTGCGGCACGTCATCGTCATCGAGGAGGCGCACCGGCTATTGCGGCACCGGGAGCACTCCAGCGCGCACGCGGTCGAGCTGTTCGCGGGGCTGCTCGCGGAGATCCGCGCGTACGGCGAGGGCATCGTGGTGGCCGAGCAGATCCCGGTGAAGCTCATCCCCGACGTCGTGAAGAACACCGCGTTGAAGATCGTCCACCGGCTTCCGGCCTTCGACGACAGGCATGTGGTGGGTTCGGCGATGAACCTCGACCCCGACCAGTCGCGCGAGGTGGTGTCGCTGCGGCCCGGTGTCGCCGCGGTGTTCGCGGACGGGATGGACCGGCCGCTCCGGGTCCGTGTCCCGCACGGGGAGGGCAGGGAGCGCAGGATGCCGGGTCCGCCGCCGCCGATCGCCGGGCGGCGGTCCGCCGCGTGCGGGCGGGAGTGCCGTGCCGGCCGGGCGTGCTCGCTGCGGGAACTGCGCGAGGCGGAACTGCTGGCGGGCCGGGCCGAGCAGGCGTGGCTGCGGCTGTGGGCCGACGTCCTGGTCCTCGCGCACCTGGTGAACCGGCCGCTGCCCGAGGTGCCCGCGGATCTGCGCAGGGCCTGGCAGCGGCTCGCGGTCCGCACCCGGGAGTGCATGCTCGCCACGGTCGTCGACCGGACCATCGACCGCCGCGCCAGGGCGCTGCGCGACACGTTCGACCCCGCGGACCTGACCTGGACCGTCACCGCCGCGGCGGGCGCGCTGCTCGGCGGCGCGGTCGCGACCGAGCCGCCCGGCCCCGGATTCGTCATCCCTCAGCTGCGCTGGCTGCACGAGATAGACAAGCTGCTGCCCTTGGACGTCCCCGACCCGGACGCCCACGCCCCGGCCCCTCCCCTGGACTACGTCCTGCCCGGCCTGCGCTCCCGCGACCCGGCCGTCAAGATGGGCCACCGGCTGCACGCGCTCCGCCGCCATCCCCTGTCGATGGACCTCCCCGCCAACCGCCCCGTCGCCCTCACCGCCCTGACGGGCACCCTCCCCGACCCCTTCGAGTCCGACCTCGAAACCGTCTCCGTGGGCCTCCCGTCCGACGCCCACCTCGACCACCTGACGACCTCCCTGAACGCCCCCTGGCTCCCCGCGATCCTCTCCTGGCCCGACAGATTCATCGACCCGCCCGA